The Mesorhizobium sp. B1-1-8 genome contains a region encoding:
- the motA gene encoding flagellar motor stator protein MotA, with the protein MGILIGLVVTLGCVLGGFMAMGGHLHVLIQPWEAVVICGAALGTFLVANPMKTVKDTGKGILEAFKQAVPKERDYLETLGVLHSLMRELRSKSRSEVEAHIDNPEESAIFQAFPTVLKNHDLTNFICDYCRIIIIGNARSHEIEALMDEEIQTIRSDKLKAYHAMVAVGDGLPALGIVAAVLGVVKAMGALDQSPEILGGLIGAALVGTFLGIFLSYAVVGPVATKIKTVREKKNRLYIIVKQTLLAYMNGALPQVAIEFGRKTISSYERPTIDAVEQSTMNTGSAEKKAA; encoded by the coding sequence GTGGGTATTCTGATTGGACTTGTGGTGACGCTTGGCTGCGTTCTCGGCGGCTTCATGGCCATGGGCGGCCATCTGCACGTGCTGATACAGCCATGGGAAGCGGTGGTCATCTGCGGCGCGGCACTCGGCACCTTCCTCGTCGCCAATCCGATGAAGACGGTCAAGGACACCGGCAAGGGCATTCTGGAAGCATTCAAGCAAGCGGTGCCGAAGGAGCGCGATTATCTGGAGACGCTGGGCGTCCTGCACAGCCTGATGCGCGAACTGCGCTCGAAGTCGCGCAGCGAGGTCGAGGCGCATATCGACAATCCGGAGGAGTCGGCGATCTTCCAGGCCTTCCCGACGGTGCTGAAAAACCACGACCTGACGAACTTCATCTGCGACTATTGCCGCATCATCATCATCGGCAACGCCCGCTCGCACGAGATCGAGGCGCTGATGGACGAGGAGATACAGACCATCCGCAGCGACAAGCTGAAGGCTTATCACGCGATGGTCGCGGTGGGCGACGGCCTGCCGGCGCTCGGCATCGTCGCCGCCGTGCTCGGCGTGGTCAAGGCGATGGGCGCGCTCGACCAGTCGCCGGAAATCCTCGGCGGCCTGATCGGCGCAGCACTTGTCGGCACCTTCCTCGGCATCTTCCTCTCCTATGCCGTGGTCGGTCCGGTCGCCACCAAGATCAAGACGGTGCGCGAGAAGAAGAACCGCCTCTACATCATCGTCAAGCAGACCCTGCTTGCCTATATGAACGGCGCCTTGCCGCAGGTCGCGATCGAATTCGGCCGCAAGACCATCTCCTCCTACGAGCGCCCGACGATCGATGCCGTCGAGCAGAGCACGATGAACACGGGCTCGGCCGAGAAGAAGGCGGCCTGA
- a CDS encoding FliM/FliN family flagellar motor switch protein: protein MIIERLVGDSGEAAQVIGVGRGMAERSLPLLQKALAGELGAPVTVDLQAVEVGRVPDARLHAGDTFAMTIVASPTSADAMTLVMDAPAIAVMVCTLFGGDPDQPVSPIERELSRIEIDVATMVFQEVALALNGSGRRSLDLRLPVPKAMSGGEAKRRMLRDGAAIRIAYGISTPTDTGTVTVMIPQRILMATRGATANVNDDGTTEFDWRARFSEEVMRSAVRLEATMPLARLTLGDLASLQPGQVIEFEENAQSQAKLSARGKTLFVCEFGKLGQNYTVRVRHPHDAGQDFIDGLMPG from the coding sequence TTGATCATCGAACGTCTCGTCGGCGACAGCGGCGAGGCGGCGCAGGTGATCGGCGTCGGCCGCGGCATGGCCGAGCGCTCGCTGCCGCTGCTGCAGAAGGCGCTGGCTGGCGAGCTCGGCGCGCCGGTGACCGTCGACCTGCAGGCAGTCGAGGTCGGCCGCGTTCCCGATGCCCGCCTGCATGCCGGCGACACCTTCGCCATGACCATCGTTGCCTCGCCGACTTCGGCCGATGCCATGACGCTGGTCATGGACGCGCCGGCGATCGCCGTCATGGTCTGCACGCTGTTCGGCGGCGACCCGGACCAGCCGGTATCGCCGATCGAGCGTGAGCTGTCGCGGATCGAGATCGATGTCGCGACGATGGTCTTCCAGGAGGTCGCGTTGGCGCTCAACGGATCGGGCAGGCGTTCGCTCGACCTGCGGCTGCCGGTGCCGAAGGCGATGTCCGGCGGCGAAGCCAAACGGCGCATGCTGCGCGACGGCGCGGCGATCCGCATCGCCTATGGCATCTCGACGCCGACCGACACCGGCACGGTGACGGTGATGATCCCGCAGCGCATCCTGATGGCGACGCGCGGCGCCACCGCCAATGTGAATGATGATGGGACGACCGAATTCGACTGGCGCGCCCGCTTCTCCGAAGAAGTGATGCGCTCGGCCGTGCGGCTTGAAGCCACCATGCCGCTCGCCCGGCTGACGCTCGGCGATCTGGCCAGCCTGCAGCCCGGCCAGGTGATCGAGTTCGAGGAGAACGCGCAGTCGCAGGCAAAGCTCAGCGCGCGCGGCAAGACGCTGTTTGTCTGCGAGTTCGGCAAGCTCGGGCAGAATTACACGGTCCGCGTCAGGCATCCCCACGATGCCGGGCAGGATTTCATCGACGGCCTGATGCCTGGCTGA
- the fliN gene encoding flagellar motor switch protein FliN yields the protein MAATNVEIEAEPGLPDEKLDRAIEELRGVLREEEKRPDAALQGSANSSIIMTIPVDVQIILGSTEMPVSELMALQKGSTVALNRRIGEPVDVVVNGRRIARGEITVLENDPSRFGIRLTEIIAATKSA from the coding sequence ATGGCAGCGACCAACGTTGAAATAGAAGCCGAACCCGGCCTGCCGGACGAAAAGCTGGATCGCGCCATCGAGGAACTGCGCGGCGTGCTCCGGGAAGAGGAAAAGCGCCCGGACGCGGCCCTGCAGGGCAGCGCCAATTCGAGCATCATCATGACCATCCCGGTCGATGTGCAGATCATCCTCGGCAGCACCGAGATGCCGGTCTCGGAGCTGATGGCGCTGCAGAAAGGCTCGACCGTGGCGCTCAACCGCCGCATCGGCGAGCCGGTCGACGTGGTGGTCAACGGCCGCAGAATAGCGCGCGGCGAGATCACGGTGCTGGAGAACGACCCGTCGCGCTTCGGCATCAGGCTCACCGAAATCATCGCGGCGACGAAGAGCGCCTAA
- a CDS encoding flagellar motor switch protein FliG, whose protein sequence is MTALTLTRPQKAAAILVAMGKPSASRLLKFFKQEELKALIEGARLLRTIPQSDLERIVAEFEAEFTEGAGLLDSADRMDTILNESLSPEEMSAIMGDKKYEPAPEGPPPIWPDLEKLEPARLGGFLAGEHPQTSAMVLSKLAPQIAANVLLTMEKPLRSQIIKRMVTMANIPDAATRVVENELRASMLSQKSTKDTSAGQARVASVLNEMAKPELDEVMQDLEAAGTPDLAGVKSRLFAFDDLPLLAQKARVLLFDGLSTELVTLALRGAPPALTESVLSAIGARSRRMIESELAQGSEGIALADIMAARKTVAVTTIRLSREGAFELPSMQTDAEAA, encoded by the coding sequence ATGACGGCATTGACGCTGACGCGCCCGCAAAAGGCGGCCGCCATATTGGTGGCGATGGGCAAACCCTCGGCCAGCCGGCTGCTCAAATTCTTCAAGCAGGAAGAGTTGAAGGCGTTGATCGAAGGCGCCCGCTTGCTGCGCACCATTCCACAAAGCGACCTGGAGCGCATCGTCGCCGAGTTCGAGGCCGAATTCACCGAAGGCGCCGGCCTGCTCGATTCCGCCGACCGGATGGACACCATCCTCAACGAATCGCTGTCGCCGGAGGAAATGAGCGCCATCATGGGCGACAAGAAGTACGAGCCGGCGCCTGAAGGGCCGCCGCCGATCTGGCCGGACCTCGAAAAGCTCGAACCCGCGCGGCTTGGTGGCTTCCTCGCCGGCGAGCACCCGCAGACCTCGGCGATGGTGCTGTCAAAGCTGGCGCCGCAGATCGCCGCCAACGTGCTTTTGACCATGGAAAAACCCCTGCGCAGCCAGATCATCAAGCGCATGGTGACGATGGCCAATATCCCTGATGCGGCGACCAGGGTGGTCGAGAACGAGCTGCGCGCCAGCATGCTTTCGCAGAAGTCGACCAAGGACACCTCGGCCGGTCAGGCGCGCGTCGCCAGCGTGCTCAATGAAATGGCCAAGCCCGAACTGGACGAAGTTATGCAGGACCTGGAAGCGGCCGGCACGCCCGACCTTGCCGGCGTCAAATCGCGGCTGTTCGCCTTCGACGACCTGCCGCTGCTGGCCCAGAAGGCGCGGGTGCTTTTGTTCGACGGATTGTCGACCGAACTCGTCACGCTGGCTCTGCGCGGCGCGCCGCCGGCGCTCACCGAGTCCGTGCTGTCGGCGATCGGCGCGCGCTCGCGCCGCATGATCGAATCCGAGCTCGCACAGGGATCGGAAGGCATCGCGCTGGCCGACATCATGGCTGCCCGCAAGACGGTCGCGGTGACGACCATCCGGCTGTCGCGGGAAGGCGCATTCGAGCTTCCGTCGATGCAGACCGACGCTGAAGCGGCCTGA
- the flhB gene encoding flagellar biosynthesis protein FlhB, with product MAEAVDKDSKTEEATEKKIRDTIEQGKLPHSRETAIFASFMAILVFTVFYAKDAIVDLGTFLAMFLEKPEAWPMDTETDVIDLYKVVLMEVGNAIVSLLVLLVVAGVGASVFQNIPQIVGERIRPQLSRISVAKGWSRLFGVQGFVEFAKSLAKLAFAIAVLTFTLSQDHRKLLAGMITNPMAFGMVIRGIAVDILVAIVFVMGLIAVVDIVWSRFHWKRDLRMSKQEVKDEMKQSEGDPIVKSRLRSLARDRARRRMMTAVPRATLIIANPTHYSIALRYVREEDSAPLVLAKGQDLVALKIREIAREHNIPIFEDVALARSMYKQVSVDSVIPSQFYQAVAELVRIVYSKKAERKVTQ from the coding sequence ATGGCGGAGGCGGTCGACAAGGATTCCAAAACCGAGGAAGCCACAGAGAAGAAAATCCGCGACACGATCGAACAGGGCAAGCTGCCCCATTCGCGCGAGACCGCCATCTTCGCTTCCTTCATGGCCATCCTGGTGTTCACCGTCTTCTACGCCAAGGATGCCATTGTCGACCTCGGCACGTTCCTGGCGATGTTCCTTGAAAAGCCGGAAGCGTGGCCGATGGACACCGAGACGGACGTCATCGACCTCTACAAGGTGGTGCTGATGGAGGTTGGCAACGCCATCGTCAGCCTGCTGGTGCTTCTGGTGGTTGCCGGTGTCGGCGCTTCCGTGTTCCAGAACATCCCGCAAATCGTCGGCGAGCGGATCAGGCCGCAGCTGTCGCGCATCTCGGTCGCCAAGGGCTGGAGCCGGCTGTTCGGCGTGCAGGGTTTTGTCGAATTCGCAAAATCGCTGGCCAAGCTTGCCTTCGCCATCGCCGTGCTGACGTTCACGCTGTCGCAAGATCACCGCAAGCTGCTTGCCGGCATGATCACCAATCCGATGGCTTTCGGCATGGTCATCCGCGGCATCGCCGTCGACATTTTGGTGGCGATCGTCTTCGTCATGGGGCTGATCGCGGTGGTCGACATCGTCTGGTCGCGCTTTCACTGGAAGCGAGACCTGCGCATGTCCAAGCAGGAGGTCAAAGACGAGATGAAGCAGTCGGAAGGCGACCCGATCGTCAAGTCCCGCCTGCGCTCGCTGGCGCGCGACCGGGCACGGCGGCGGATGATGACGGCAGTGCCGCGCGCGACGCTGATCATCGCCAATCCGACGCACTATTCCATCGCGCTGAGATACGTGCGCGAGGAGGACTCGGCGCCGCTGGTGCTGGCCAAGGGTCAGGATCTGGTGGCGCTGAAGATCCGCGAGATCGCCCGGGAGCACAACATCCCGATCTTCGAGGACGTCGCGCTTGCCCGCTCCATGTACAAGCAAGTTTCGGTTGATAGCGTGATCCCGTCGCAATTCTATCAGGCCGTCGCCGAGCTGGTGAGGATCGTCTACTCGAAGAAGGCGGAGCGCAAAGTAACCCAATGA
- a CDS encoding helix-turn-helix transcriptional regulator, whose translation MKHAQVRAAAAALFNEQRNPFGAFSLGSETHHAVTIPDAVRRCRWIAIDINASAFGLFFVSPSLERARLVACFDSDYPGTAVATKFIAGANGEEMVRHSRISTTPRWWADDGVAGSRQVFESLAWPEPTVPLAPGTNGIAFPVHADRGQCGLVVFMGSDIALSQESLCEIHARSFALFSAVARIRPGDTGRTRSISKRELECLKLTANGNTSEEIAKLLKLSVHTANQYLTQSTQKLNAVNRNQAVAKALRLGLIE comes from the coding sequence TTGAAACACGCACAGGTCAGAGCGGCCGCCGCGGCCCTTTTCAACGAGCAGCGCAATCCCTTCGGCGCCTTCTCGCTCGGCTCCGAGACGCATCACGCCGTCACCATTCCCGATGCGGTGCGCCGCTGCCGCTGGATCGCCATCGACATCAACGCTTCGGCCTTCGGGCTGTTTTTCGTCAGCCCGTCGCTGGAACGGGCGCGGCTCGTCGCCTGCTTCGATTCCGATTATCCGGGCACCGCAGTGGCGACAAAATTCATCGCCGGCGCCAATGGCGAAGAGATGGTGCGCCACAGCCGCATCTCGACGACGCCGCGCTGGTGGGCGGATGATGGCGTCGCCGGCTCGCGGCAGGTCTTCGAGAGCCTCGCCTGGCCGGAGCCGACAGTGCCGCTGGCGCCCGGCACCAACGGCATCGCCTTTCCTGTCCACGCCGATCGCGGCCAGTGCGGGCTGGTGGTTTTCATGGGCTCGGATATCGCTCTCTCGCAGGAGTCGCTCTGCGAGATCCACGCCCGCAGCTTCGCCCTGTTTTCGGCAGTCGCCCGCATTCGTCCCGGCGATACCGGCAGGACGCGCTCGATCTCCAAGCGCGAGCTCGAATGCCTGAAGCTTACCGCCAACGGCAACACCAGCGAAGAGATCGCGAAACTCCTGAAACTATCGGTGCACACCGCCAACCAGTATCTGACCCAGTCGACGCAGAAGCTCAACGCGGTCAACCGCAACCAGGCGGTGGCCAAGGCGCTGCGCCTCGGCCTGATCGAGTAG
- a CDS encoding helix-turn-helix transcriptional regulator → MSSPAALLQSDASGPRLASRGDLTSFFMQLTADIGADSYMLVAIVHDQDRNDARIVSSNWIFDAIELTGKRLIANLALGALTTAPGVRPKPLVAAHAPDAGALLTGEEARLLDVLGHAEIYSLRLNVGRQRLFVLFSAAEPDRIDLAALMRAQLKCCYALSTIPQLIAAAAMQDPLSDRERECLFWVSEGKTTDEVALILGVSSNTVNSYITHAIQKFAASNRAMAIATAIRSGII, encoded by the coding sequence ATGAGCAGTCCCGCCGCGCTTCTCCAATCCGATGCATCAGGCCCGCGCCTGGCGTCGCGCGGCGACCTCACCAGCTTCTTCATGCAGCTCACCGCCGACATCGGCGCCGACAGCTACATGCTGGTCGCCATCGTGCACGACCAGGACCGCAACGATGCGCGCATCGTCTCGTCGAACTGGATCTTCGACGCCATCGAACTGACCGGCAAAAGGCTGATCGCCAACCTTGCGCTGGGAGCATTGACGACAGCGCCGGGCGTGCGCCCCAAGCCTCTCGTGGCTGCGCATGCGCCCGACGCCGGCGCGTTGCTGACCGGCGAGGAAGCCCGCCTGCTCGACGTGCTCGGCCATGCCGAAATCTATTCGCTGCGGCTGAATGTCGGCCGCCAGCGGCTGTTCGTGCTGTTTTCCGCCGCGGAACCCGACAGGATCGACCTGGCGGCGCTGATGCGCGCGCAGCTGAAATGCTGCTATGCGCTATCCACCATTCCGCAACTGATCGCGGCGGCCGCCATGCAGGACCCGCTGTCGGATCGTGAGCGCGAATGCCTGTTCTGGGTGTCTGAAGGCAAGACCACCGACGAGGTGGCGCTGATCCTTGGCGTCTCGTCGAACACCGTCAACAGCTACATCACGCACGCCATTCAGAAATTCGCGGCCAGCAACCGCGCGATGGCGATTGCGACGGCGATCAGGAGCGGCATCATTTGA
- a CDS encoding histone deacetylase family protein has translation MKTVFSPLHAGHAGQMELVTSAIVPGFEKPSRAEFIKARVESEKLGPIIGPVEHDLAAAKRVHEARYIDFLPTVWPQWVAAGFKGSAMGFTWPTRGLRGDMPPKRIDALLGYYSFDAGATFVEGTWAAVKSSYDVALTAADLVKGGERTAFALCRPPGHHAGAAFMGGYCFINNAAVVAQWFRDQGAKRVSILDVDYHHGNGTQEIFYRRGDVQVLNLHGDPMVEYPFFLGHADERGEGEGEGFNTNYPMPIGTDWGAWNASLEDACAKLSAYAPDVVVVSLGVDTFEKDPISQFKLKSEDYPKIGRRIARLGLPTLFVMEGGYAVEEIGINAVGVLTGFEDR, from the coding sequence ATGAAAACAGTTTTCTCCCCTCTCCACGCCGGCCACGCCGGCCAGATGGAACTGGTGACGTCGGCAATAGTGCCGGGTTTCGAGAAGCCGTCGCGGGCTGAATTCATCAAGGCGCGGGTAGAGAGCGAGAAGCTCGGACCGATCATCGGCCCGGTCGAGCACGATCTTGCCGCCGCCAAACGCGTGCATGAGGCACGCTACATCGATTTCCTGCCGACGGTGTGGCCGCAATGGGTCGCCGCCGGCTTCAAGGGCTCGGCCATGGGCTTCACCTGGCCGACGCGCGGGCTGCGCGGCGACATGCCGCCCAAGCGCATCGACGCCTTGCTCGGCTATTATTCCTTCGATGCCGGCGCCACCTTCGTCGAAGGCACCTGGGCGGCGGTCAAGTCCTCCTATGACGTCGCGCTGACGGCGGCCGACCTGGTCAAGGGCGGCGAGCGGACGGCTTTCGCGCTTTGCCGTCCGCCCGGCCATCACGCCGGTGCGGCTTTCATGGGCGGTTATTGCTTCATCAACAACGCCGCCGTCGTCGCGCAATGGTTCCGCGACCAGGGCGCAAAGCGCGTCTCGATCCTCGACGTCGACTACCACCACGGCAACGGCACTCAGGAGATCTTCTATCGTCGCGGCGACGTCCAGGTGCTCAACCTGCATGGCGACCCGATGGTCGAATATCCCTTTTTCCTCGGCCACGCCGATGAGCGCGGCGAAGGCGAAGGCGAGGGCTTCAACACCAACTATCCAATGCCCATCGGCACCGATTGGGGTGCCTGGAACGCCTCGCTGGAGGACGCCTGCGCCAAGCTGTCGGCCTACGCGCCCGACGTGGTCGTGGTCTCGCTCGGCGTCGACACCTTCGAGAAGGATCCGATCAGCCAGTTCAAGCTGAAGAGCGAGGACTACCCGAAGATCGGCCGCCGCATCGCCAGGCTTGGCCTGCCGACGCTGTTCGTCATGGAAGGCGGCTATGCGGTCGAAGAGATCGGCATCAACGCCGTCGGCGTGCTGACCGGCTTCGAGGATCGCTGA
- a CDS encoding amidohydrolase, which translates to MPQTADLIVENASVLTMDPDTPRAEAIAVKGDQIIAIADRDSIRDYKGPGTRVIDAQGGSVLPGFIEAHMHLFGGAAELDNLHLAGVHGFDALRDAIQGFAAKRPNARLLIGAGVDYAILPEPVTRQILDRIIPDRPFAMSASDHHTMWANTKALEQAGLLHGRQLGPGNEIVMGEDGLAAGELREGEAFGPILEHFGANRTRLGLTGREPEPYPSAEELAADRDLMHRGLQWCAKHGITSIQNMDGNLYQLELLAGLEEEGRLICRTKIPFHFKNFMTLDMLEKASRMAAAHNSEWLSSGMVKVFYDGVLDSWTAVMVDDYADRPGWRGEPLFSPQHFAEVAVEADRRGLQIAVHSIGDGAVRAVLDGYQAALKKNGRRDSRHRVEHIEVITPSDVPRFAELGVIASMQPPHPPGAMNFPLEPTISRIGPERWPLSYAWRTLKDAGARVVFASDWPVSPVDPILGIQAAVMRKPWAEGLPDQSFSLQESIAGYTVEGAYAEFMEDRKGRLKTGYLADIVVLSADIEATAPEALHTVRPVTTICGGKVTYQA; encoded by the coding sequence ATGCCGCAAACGGCCGATCTGATCGTCGAGAATGCCAGCGTATTGACGATGGATCCCGATACCCCCCGCGCCGAGGCCATCGCCGTCAAAGGCGACCAGATAATTGCGATCGCAGATCGCGACAGCATCCGTGACTACAAGGGTCCCGGCACGCGCGTCATCGACGCGCAGGGCGGCTCGGTGCTGCCGGGCTTCATCGAAGCGCATATGCATTTGTTCGGCGGCGCGGCCGAGCTCGACAATCTGCATCTGGCAGGCGTGCACGGCTTCGATGCGCTGCGCGACGCGATCCAGGGCTTCGCGGCCAAACGTCCGAACGCCAGGCTTCTGATCGGCGCCGGCGTCGACTATGCGATCCTGCCGGAGCCGGTCACCCGCCAGATACTCGACCGCATCATTCCCGATCGGCCCTTCGCCATGTCGGCGTCCGACCATCACACGATGTGGGCGAACACTAAGGCGCTGGAGCAGGCCGGCCTGCTGCATGGCAGGCAATTGGGGCCGGGCAACGAGATCGTCATGGGCGAGGATGGACTTGCCGCCGGCGAGCTGCGCGAGGGCGAGGCGTTCGGCCCGATCCTCGAGCATTTCGGCGCGAACCGGACGCGGCTCGGCCTGACGGGACGGGAGCCGGAACCCTATCCGTCGGCGGAAGAACTGGCAGCCGACCGCGACCTGATGCATCGCGGACTTCAGTGGTGCGCCAAGCACGGCATCACGTCGATCCAGAACATGGACGGCAACCTCTATCAGCTGGAGCTGCTCGCTGGCCTGGAAGAAGAGGGGCGGCTCATCTGCCGGACCAAGATCCCGTTCCACTTCAAGAACTTCATGACGCTGGACATGCTCGAAAAAGCCTCGCGCATGGCTGCCGCCCATAATTCCGAGTGGCTGTCGTCGGGCATGGTCAAGGTTTTCTATGACGGTGTGCTGGATTCCTGGACCGCGGTGATGGTCGACGACTATGCCGACCGGCCGGGCTGGCGCGGCGAGCCGCTGTTTTCGCCGCAGCATTTCGCCGAGGTGGCGGTCGAGGCCGACAGGCGCGGCCTGCAGATCGCTGTGCACTCGATCGGCGACGGCGCCGTGCGCGCCGTGCTCGACGGCTACCAGGCAGCGCTGAAGAAGAACGGCAGGCGCGACAGCCGCCACCGGGTCGAACACATAGAAGTTATCACCCCGTCGGACGTGCCGCGCTTCGCCGAACTCGGCGTCATTGCCTCGATGCAGCCGCCGCATCCGCCCGGCGCCATGAACTTTCCGCTGGAGCCGACGATCTCGCGCATCGGCCCCGAGCGATGGCCGCTGAGCTATGCCTGGCGGACGCTCAAGGATGCCGGTGCCCGCGTCGTCTTCGCCTCCGATTGGCCGGTCTCGCCGGTTGACCCGATCCTGGGCATCCAGGCGGCGGTCATGCGCAAACCTTGGGCAGAAGGCCTGCCGGACCAGAGCTTCTCGCTGCAGGAATCGATTGCCGGCTACACCGTCGAGGGCGCCTATGCCGAGTTCATGGAAGATCGCAAAGGCCGCCTGAAGACCGGATACCTCGCCGATATCGTTGTTTTGTCGGCTGATATCGAGGCGACGGCGCCGGAAGCGCTGCATACCGTTCGCCCGGTGACCACCATTTGTGGTGGAAAGGTCACTTACCAAGCCTGA
- a CDS encoding ABC transporter ATP-binding protein: MPEQPGKNAIEVRGVRKVFGTGENQVAALDTVSVSIRENEFFTLLGPSGCGKTTLLRLIAGFDFPSAGEILLHGQDIAPLPPFKRPVNTVFQSYALFPHMTVAQNIGFGLEMLGKPKAEIEARVAQMLKLVKMEALKARRTSQISGGQQQRVALARALAPQPKVLLLDEPLSALDYKLRKEMQIELKRLQHETGITFIFVTHDQEEALTMSDRIAVMSAGKILQVGTPRDIYDRPAERFVADFIGETNFLPGTVVSKKPGVATVKFAGNAMISAGYPEGFDPLGEVTLVVRPEHADLVPDPAKGTITGTLSNIVYFGTDTHFHVKLDGGDDDFIVRHQNSRSNPATYETGAKVGIQFEEDAARVLKD, encoded by the coding sequence GTGCCGGAACAACCGGGTAAGAACGCGATCGAAGTTCGCGGTGTACGCAAGGTATTTGGAACCGGGGAAAACCAGGTAGCCGCTCTTGACACGGTGTCGGTGTCGATCCGCGAGAACGAGTTTTTCACGCTGCTCGGCCCGTCCGGATGCGGGAAGACGACGCTGCTGAGGCTTATTGCCGGCTTCGATTTCCCAAGCGCCGGCGAGATCCTGCTGCACGGCCAGGACATCGCGCCGCTGCCGCCGTTCAAACGCCCGGTCAACACCGTTTTCCAGAGTTACGCGCTGTTTCCGCATATGACGGTGGCGCAGAATATCGGTTTCGGTCTGGAAATGCTCGGCAAGCCGAAAGCCGAGATCGAGGCGCGCGTCGCCCAGATGCTGAAACTGGTCAAGATGGAGGCGCTGAAGGCGCGCCGCACCAGCCAGATTTCCGGCGGCCAGCAGCAGCGCGTGGCGCTGGCCCGGGCGCTGGCGCCGCAGCCGAAAGTGCTTTTGCTCGACGAGCCGCTGTCGGCGCTCGACTACAAGCTGCGCAAGGAAATGCAGATCGAGTTGAAGCGTCTGCAGCACGAGACCGGCATCACCTTCATCTTCGTCACCCACGATCAGGAAGAAGCGCTGACCATGTCGGACCGCATCGCGGTGATGTCGGCGGGCAAGATCCTGCAGGTCGGCACGCCGCGCGACATCTACGACCGTCCGGCCGAGCGCTTCGTCGCCGACTTCATCGGCGAGACGAACTTTTTGCCGGGCACGGTGGTGTCGAAAAAGCCCGGCGTGGCGACCGTCAAATTCGCCGGCAATGCGATGATCAGTGCCGGCTACCCGGAAGGCTTCGATCCGTTGGGTGAAGTCACGCTGGTGGTGCGCCCCGAACATGCGGATCTGGTGCCCGATCCGGCCAAGGGCACGATCACCGGGACGCTGTCCAACATCGTCTATTTCGGCACCGACACCCACTTTCATGTGAAGCTCGATGGCGGCGACGACGATTTTATCGTGCGCCACCAGAACAGCCGCTCGAACCCGGCGACCTACGAGACCGGCGCCAAGGTCGGCATCCAGTTCGAGGAGGACGCTGCGCGCGTCCTGAAAGATTGA
- a CDS encoding ABC transporter permease yields the protein MSKAASFEAQAVKTGARRNRLLSLPALIIIGIFGVLPLVIICVYSFLAAAPYGGVQWQFSTDAYLNFLFQRDIFDDTLQFTPDFLIIYLRSFLFAVVTTVICLLLGFPTAYFMATRTPAQRNWWVLLITIPFWSNLLVRTLAIMFIIRDEGLINDALMALGVIDKPITMLYTNFAIQLGLLYAFLPFMVLPLYSSLEKLDFRLVEAAYDLYATRRQVLWRVIIPLSKPGIIAGCLLVFIPALGAYVTPLILGGGIHLMIGDLIAQQFGSGRNWPLGCAQALILMAAVLVALFFYVRNTSGKMQHG from the coding sequence ATTTCCAAGGCGGCATCGTTCGAAGCCCAGGCAGTGAAAACCGGCGCCCGGCGCAACCGGCTGCTGTCGCTGCCGGCGCTGATCATCATCGGCATTTTCGGCGTACTGCCGCTTGTCATCATATGCGTCTATTCTTTTCTTGCCGCCGCTCCTTATGGCGGTGTGCAGTGGCAGTTCTCGACTGACGCCTATCTGAACTTTCTGTTTCAGCGCGACATCTTCGACGACACTCTGCAGTTCACGCCCGACTTCCTGATCATCTATCTGCGCTCGTTCCTGTTCGCGGTGGTGACGACGGTGATCTGTCTGCTGCTCGGATTTCCGACCGCCTATTTCATGGCGACGCGGACACCGGCGCAGCGCAACTGGTGGGTGCTTCTGATCACCATTCCGTTCTGGTCGAACCTTCTGGTCCGCACGCTGGCCATCATGTTCATCATCCGCGACGAGGGCCTGATCAACGATGCGCTGATGGCGCTGGGGGTGATCGATAAGCCGATCACCATGCTTTACACCAACTTCGCCATCCAGCTCGGCCTGCTCTACGCCTTCCTGCCGTTCATGGTGCTGCCACTCTATTCGAGCCTGGAGAAGCTGGATTTCCGGCTGGTCGAGGCGGCTTACGACCTCTACGCGACCCGCCGCCAGGTGCTGTGGCGGGTGATCATCCCGCTGTCCAAGCCCGGCATCATCGCTGGCTGCCTGCTGGTCTTCATTCCGGCGCTCGGCGCCTATGTAACGCCGCTGATCCTGGGCGGCGGCATCCATCTGATGATCGGCGACCTCATCGCCCAGCAATTCGGCTCCGGGCGTAATTGGCCGCTCGGCTGCGCGCAGGCGCTGATCCTGATGGCGGCGGTGCTGGTGGCGCTCTTCTTCTACGTCCGCAACACGTCGGGGAAGATGCAGCATGGCTGA